The proteins below are encoded in one region of Sporosarcina sp. FSL K6-1508:
- the pstC gene encoding phosphate ABC transporter permease subunit PstC: protein MSINNDMTKQDAVNIRTLIEQKKASKNLKKSFEKAIPIFLFLIASLSVLTTIGIIFTLLSETIEFFKRVPIIDFFTGTVLKPLSQTPQFGVLPLVTGTIMSSLIAMLVAAPIGLMTAIYLSEYASVKVRKTIKPLLEVLAGIPTIVYGFFAFTFVTPLLKSLIPSLESTNILSPGIVMGVMIIPMIASLSEDAMSSVPNSMREGALALGSTKLEVTGRVVIPAALSGIIASFVLGISRAIGETMIVTIASGSTKNFTFDITQSMQTMTSYIVEVNSGDAPAGSTIYYSLYAVAMTLFLFTLIMNLIARSISRKFREEY, encoded by the coding sequence ATGTCAATCAACAACGATATGACGAAACAGGATGCTGTTAACATCCGAACGTTAATTGAGCAAAAAAAAGCTTCAAAAAACCTAAAAAAGTCATTCGAAAAGGCAATTCCTATATTTCTTTTCCTAATTGCTTCCCTATCCGTTTTAACGACAATTGGGATTATTTTTACATTACTATCGGAAACAATTGAGTTTTTCAAACGGGTTCCCATCATTGATTTTTTCACCGGGACTGTGTTGAAGCCATTAAGTCAAACACCCCAATTCGGTGTGCTACCACTCGTAACGGGTACAATCATGTCATCCCTTATTGCTATGCTTGTCGCTGCACCCATTGGCCTAATGACTGCCATATATTTGAGTGAATATGCATCAGTGAAAGTCAGAAAAACCATCAAACCATTATTAGAGGTTCTTGCGGGGATACCAACGATTGTCTATGGCTTTTTCGCATTCACATTCGTTACACCACTTTTAAAGTCACTCATCCCCAGCCTTGAATCGACGAATATCCTGAGTCCAGGCATTGTCATGGGCGTTATGATTATTCCAATGATTGCTTCCTTGTCAGAAGACGCGATGAGTTCGGTTCCGAATTCAATGCGGGAAGGTGCACTCGCACTGGGCTCTACGAAATTAGAAGTAACAGGGCGTGTTGTTATTCCAGCTGCTTTGTCAGGGATTATTGCCTCCTTTGTTCTGGGTATATCCCGTGCGATTGGTGAAACAATGATTGTGACAATCGCAAGTGGAAGTACTAAAAATTTCACCTTTGACATTACACAATCGATGCAAACGATGACTTCGTATATTGTCGAGGTAAATAGTGGAGATGCACCCGCTGGCTCAACAATTTACTATAGTCTATATGCAGTTGCCATGACCCTGTTTCTGTTCACACTAATTATGAATTTAATTGCAAGATCAATCTCTCGTAAATTTAGGGAGGAATATTAA
- a CDS encoding amidohydrolase, translating to MKILWHNGLMYTMKQEGDQIEALLTENGKIMAVGSYEELKGQADKEIDLEGSVLYPGFIDSHMHMIGHGEKLLSLDLAKASSADEMMDMLMGAYPDLKLDEWFIGEGWNENNFSDKKILTRQELDMVTDSPMILKRTCRHAALANSKALELAGISKDTPDPEDGVIMRDAAGEPTGYLKEGAQEIVLALIPEPTEQSLTRALQKSVDDLLSLGLTGAVTDDLGYYGDYTNPLQAFKNVIGEQKKFRARLLRRSTVFKQLMEEQATYNEPWIEPGEMKFFIDGALGGKTALLSKPYADAAETSGMAVVTDEEIDKLVTLARKHGEAIAVHVIGDAAVEKALDAIEKHPAPKDKRDRLIHVNVLRDDLVERMAKLPVILDLQPVFVSSDFPWVMDRLGEERLDWAYAWKKLLDRGFICGGGSDAPIEEVDPLLGIYAATTRRKPGENHKGYLPDEKLSRFEAVGLFTTGSAGTIGKADVRGKLAPGFDADFTVLDKDLFRVEDEEIVNANVVMTVVAGEVMYRG from the coding sequence ATGAAAATACTATGGCATAACGGGTTGATGTATACAATGAAGCAAGAAGGCGACCAGATAGAAGCGTTGCTCACGGAAAACGGCAAGATTATGGCGGTTGGATCCTATGAAGAATTAAAAGGACAAGCAGATAAAGAGATTGATTTAGAGGGCTCCGTTCTCTATCCAGGATTCATCGACAGCCATATGCATATGATTGGGCATGGTGAAAAACTACTGAGTCTCGATTTGGCAAAGGCGTCTTCCGCCGACGAAATGATGGACATGCTGATGGGTGCTTATCCTGATTTGAAGCTAGATGAATGGTTCATTGGGGAAGGATGGAATGAAAACAATTTCTCCGACAAAAAGATTCTCACGCGTCAAGAACTTGATATGGTGACGGATTCGCCTATGATTCTAAAGCGGACATGTAGACATGCGGCACTCGCCAATTCAAAAGCGCTTGAGCTTGCCGGTATTTCGAAAGATACACCAGATCCTGAAGACGGCGTCATTATGCGTGACGCTGCCGGTGAACCAACGGGCTACTTGAAGGAAGGTGCGCAGGAGATAGTGCTGGCTCTAATACCAGAACCGACAGAACAATCATTGACGCGGGCCTTGCAGAAATCAGTCGATGATTTGCTATCCCTTGGGCTGACGGGGGCAGTGACAGATGATCTCGGCTATTACGGAGACTACACAAATCCACTTCAGGCATTCAAAAATGTCATCGGCGAACAGAAGAAATTCCGCGCGCGTCTGTTGCGACGGTCGACTGTTTTCAAACAATTGATGGAAGAGCAAGCCACATATAATGAGCCTTGGATTGAGCCGGGAGAGATGAAGTTTTTCATCGATGGGGCACTTGGAGGTAAAACTGCATTGTTAAGCAAACCGTACGCAGACGCAGCGGAAACATCTGGGATGGCAGTTGTTACAGATGAGGAAATCGATAAGCTCGTGACGCTCGCACGAAAGCACGGTGAAGCAATAGCGGTACACGTTATCGGGGACGCAGCTGTTGAAAAAGCATTGGATGCAATTGAGAAGCATCCCGCTCCTAAAGACAAACGAGATCGCCTTATCCATGTCAACGTACTGCGTGATGATCTCGTAGAACGGATGGCAAAGCTACCGGTCATTCTCGATTTACAGCCGGTGTTTGTATCCTCTGATTTCCCTTGGGTCATGGATCGTTTAGGGGAAGAACGTCTTGATTGGGCCTATGCATGGAAAAAGCTACTTGACCGCGGCTTCATTTGCGGTGGCGGTTCGGATGCGCCAATCGAAGAAGTCGATCCATTGCTTGGCATCTATGCAGCAACGACGCGTCGGAAGCCTGGCGAAAACCATAAAGGCTATTTACCTGATGAAAAACTAAGCCGCTTTGAAGCGGTCGGCCTCTTTACGACGGGGAGTGCGGGAACAATCGGAAAAGCGGACGTCCGCGGTAAGCTTGCGCCCGGGTTCGATGCTGATTTCACTGTGCTCGACAAGGATTTATTCCGAGTGGAAGATGAAGAGATCGTGAACGCGAATGTTGTGATGACCGTTGTTGCGGGTGAAGTGATGTATAGAGGGTGA
- a CDS encoding YtoQ family protein, with the protein MRITVYLAGEIHSSWREEVKLKVAALNLPIDFVGPMEDHDRSDNIGEEILGIQPNAILKDAAASSFNNLRTELLMKQADLVIALFGEKYKQWNTAMDASAAITFGKPLILIRKEEHHHALKELSRKSNATVETVDQAVKALHYIFE; encoded by the coding sequence ATGAGAATAACCGTTTATCTGGCAGGGGAAATTCACAGTTCGTGGCGCGAAGAAGTGAAATTGAAAGTCGCAGCGCTCAATTTACCAATCGATTTCGTCGGTCCTATGGAAGACCATGACCGTTCTGATAATATCGGGGAAGAAATTTTGGGCATACAGCCGAATGCGATTTTAAAGGATGCCGCGGCGTCGAGTTTCAATAATCTACGCACAGAACTTTTAATGAAGCAAGCCGATCTCGTCATCGCCTTATTTGGAGAAAAGTATAAACAATGGAACACCGCGATGGACGCGAGTGCCGCCATCACATTTGGCAAACCGCTTATCTTAATCCGTAAAGAAGAACATCATCACGCTTTGAAAGAACTGTCCCGTAAATCAAATGCCACTGTCGAAACTGTCGACCAAGCTGTAAAAGCATTGCATTATATTTTTGAATGA
- the pstB gene encoding phosphate ABC transporter ATP-binding protein PstB has protein sequence MKNSNWRKPVYETNGLNLWYGSSHALKNIDLSINEKEVTAIIGPSGCGKSTYLKTLNRMVEMVPDVNISGNLTFKGKNILDKAVPVEMLRSKVGMVFQKPNPFPKSIYENVAFGPKIHGIRNKAILDMIVEDSLKKAALWDEVKDRLHKSAYGLSGGQQQRLCIARCLAIDPEVILMDEPTSALDPVSTHKVEELISSIKNDVTIAIVTHNMQQASRISDRTAFFLNGEIIECDRTSTIFNNPSDELTNDYINGRFG, from the coding sequence ATGAAAAATTCAAACTGGCGCAAACCCGTATATGAAACGAATGGATTAAATCTTTGGTACGGATCATCTCACGCACTGAAAAATATTGACCTCTCAATCAATGAAAAAGAAGTGACAGCCATCATCGGTCCTTCAGGCTGTGGGAAGTCAACATATTTAAAAACACTAAATCGAATGGTTGAAATGGTACCAGATGTCAACATTTCCGGGAATCTGACGTTTAAAGGGAAAAATATACTGGACAAGGCAGTGCCTGTTGAAATGCTACGTTCAAAAGTGGGAATGGTGTTCCAGAAACCTAATCCATTTCCAAAATCAATTTATGAAAACGTTGCATTTGGGCCTAAAATCCACGGCATCCGAAACAAAGCCATCCTAGACATGATCGTGGAAGACAGTTTGAAAAAAGCTGCTCTGTGGGATGAAGTGAAAGATCGCCTTCATAAAAGTGCATATGGTCTTTCTGGAGGCCAACAGCAACGACTATGCATTGCACGTTGTCTTGCGATTGATCCGGAAGTGATTCTAATGGATGAACCGACTTCGGCACTCGACCCTGTCTCAACACATAAAGTGGAGGAACTTATCTCTTCCATTAAAAACGATGTGACAATTGCGATTGTCACACATAATATGCAACAAGCTTCCAGGATTTCAGATCGCACCGCCTTTTTCCTAAACGGAGAAATCATCGAATGTGATCGTACCTCAACCATCTTCAACAATCCTTCTGACGAGTTAACAAACGACTATATTAATGGACGTTTTGGTTAA
- a CDS encoding MMPL family transporter: MRAILKFKWPIFIGLLALTIVLFFLAPNLAKQAEDAGSLQLPNNADSQKAADMLEKAGASEDTISLVYPLKKPVDATMKKEIQSVVDKLEALGKPVSAILNPFESKELEAQLVSKDQKTVLVPITVDGTFDEIIALADKIHSDILPKNQTVYLTGEAIIGNDVNQSAQDGLKKTEIITVVLIFGLLLIVFRSIVTPFIPLLAVGISYLLSQSFVAFFIDWFGFPVSNYTQIFLVAILFGLGTDYCILLLSRYKEELLAGHSVEDAVVNTYKTAGRTLFISGLAVFIGFAAIGFADFPIFKSAVAVAVGIAVLMVVLFTVVPLFMVLLKDKLFWPSKQAASHKDSKIWVAFSKVSVKRPLISILIVAVITVPLLLTYDNDLSFNTVDEIDKSKESVMGLNAISEAFGKGDSLPIQVLLKKDGPIVNETDVTYLEAISRDIEKIDGVKTVRTITRPTGEIIEDLYVDHQLGLMSEGLGDATGGLDEVKKGLTEVQGGLDQVTGMFSTGSAAEVNGAGLAQAAGGIGQLSAGVGASTKGLDEIGSGLGELSASLKEMSESDSVRATGLFIPAGTLSNETFKPVIDRYTFGAESGILLEVILDYDPYSREAIQTVHDIKDSVNRSVIGTPFFDAELAYSGVSSMNSDLYDISSKDFKRTVIIMLASLFVVLTFLFRSAIMPLYMIGSLLLTYYTSIAVTELIFVNMLGYDGISWAVPFFGFILLIALGVDYSIFLLDRFREESINGLNIREALTMSMAKMGTVIITASIILAGTFGAMMPSGVLSLVQIATIVITGLLLYGLIILPLLIPAITVSFGRGVWWPFRG, from the coding sequence TTGAGAGCTATATTAAAATTCAAATGGCCAATTTTCATCGGCTTACTTGCATTGACAATTGTGTTATTCTTTCTTGCACCAAATTTAGCAAAACAGGCGGAAGATGCAGGTTCACTTCAGCTTCCAAACAATGCAGATTCACAAAAAGCGGCTGATATGCTAGAAAAAGCCGGTGCTTCCGAGGATACGATTTCACTCGTCTATCCGCTGAAAAAACCAGTGGATGCTACGATGAAAAAAGAAATTCAATCGGTTGTAGACAAACTCGAAGCCCTAGGTAAGCCAGTTTCAGCAATACTTAACCCCTTTGAAAGTAAAGAACTGGAAGCGCAACTTGTTTCAAAAGATCAGAAGACAGTACTCGTACCAATTACAGTGGACGGTACATTTGATGAAATTATTGCCCTTGCTGATAAAATTCATAGTGATATCTTACCCAAAAACCAGACAGTCTATTTAACAGGTGAAGCGATTATCGGCAATGATGTAAACCAAAGCGCACAAGATGGATTGAAAAAGACGGAAATTATTACCGTCGTGCTTATTTTCGGTTTGCTTCTCATCGTATTCCGCTCAATTGTCACACCATTTATACCGCTTCTTGCGGTAGGGATCTCCTATTTACTCAGTCAATCATTTGTTGCCTTTTTCATTGACTGGTTTGGATTCCCTGTTTCTAATTACACGCAAATTTTCCTTGTAGCCATCCTCTTCGGACTAGGAACGGATTATTGTATTCTGTTGCTCAGCCGTTATAAAGAAGAATTGCTAGCAGGTCATAGCGTCGAGGATGCAGTCGTTAATACGTATAAAACTGCAGGCCGTACACTGTTCATCAGCGGTCTTGCCGTCTTTATCGGATTTGCAGCAATCGGATTTGCAGACTTCCCGATTTTTAAATCAGCTGTGGCTGTCGCGGTCGGAATTGCCGTGTTGATGGTCGTGCTATTTACAGTTGTTCCATTGTTCATGGTTTTATTGAAAGACAAATTGTTTTGGCCTTCAAAACAAGCTGCATCGCATAAAGACAGTAAAATATGGGTTGCCTTCAGTAAAGTTTCGGTCAAGCGGCCGCTCATTTCTATACTAATTGTGGCAGTTATCACAGTCCCTCTTCTATTGACATATGACAATGATTTGTCATTCAACACAGTCGATGAGATTGATAAGAGTAAAGAATCGGTCATGGGCCTCAATGCTATTTCTGAAGCATTCGGGAAAGGTGATTCGTTGCCAATCCAGGTTTTATTGAAAAAAGACGGCCCGATTGTCAATGAAACTGACGTAACCTATCTCGAAGCAATCAGCCGGGATATCGAGAAGATTGACGGCGTGAAAACGGTCCGGACGATTACGCGTCCAACTGGTGAAATTATCGAAGACTTGTATGTCGACCACCAGCTTGGTCTTATGTCAGAGGGTCTTGGTGATGCGACTGGTGGACTGGATGAGGTAAAAAAAGGACTGACAGAAGTTCAAGGCGGACTGGACCAAGTGACCGGCATGTTTTCTACCGGTTCTGCAGCTGAAGTCAATGGGGCTGGACTTGCACAAGCCGCAGGCGGTATCGGCCAGCTTTCTGCAGGTGTTGGTGCTTCTACTAAAGGCCTGGATGAAATCGGTTCCGGTCTTGGTGAATTATCCGCGTCCTTAAAAGAAATGAGTGAGTCGGACAGTGTGCGTGCTACCGGTTTGTTCATTCCAGCAGGCACGCTCAGCAATGAAACGTTCAAGCCGGTGATTGACCGTTATACGTTCGGGGCTGAATCAGGGATTTTACTTGAAGTGATTTTGGACTATGATCCTTATTCACGGGAAGCGATCCAAACGGTGCACGACATTAAAGACAGCGTAAATCGTTCTGTTATCGGAACACCTTTCTTTGACGCAGAGCTTGCATATAGCGGTGTATCCAGCATGAATTCGGATCTGTATGATATTTCGTCAAAAGACTTCAAGCGCACAGTCATTATTATGCTTGCCAGTTTGTTCGTCGTCTTGACGTTCTTGTTCCGTTCCGCAATTATGCCTTTGTATATGATCGGCTCCTTGCTGCTCACATATTACACATCTATCGCTGTAACTGAACTCATCTTTGTCAATATGTTGGGTTATGATGGTATCAGCTGGGCAGTTCCATTCTTTGGCTTCATTCTGCTTATTGCGCTCGGTGTGGATTACTCCATTTTCTTACTCGATCGCTTCCGTGAAGAAAGCATTAACGGGCTGAATATACGGGAAGCACTTACGATGTCGATGGCTAAAATGGGTACGGTCATTATTACTGCATCCATCATACTCGCCGGAACATTCGGTGCAATGATGCCTTCAGGCGTGTTGAGTCTCGTACAAATCGCTACAATTGTCATTACAGGACTCCTTCTGTATGGACTCATCATTCTTCCATTACTCATTCCGGCGATTACTGTATCGTTTGGCAGAGGGGTATGGTGGCCGTTCAGAGGTTGA
- a CDS encoding MarR family winged helix-turn-helix transcriptional regulator — MKDKLLEAVDLFEEVMIFGTEHVIKNMDIPIWKEYSPEQIQVLKILSTYGALSSGKLATIQGVHKSAVSSRLKKLEEKGLVTSERDENDQRAKIIRLTSEGMEVLQTSNDAVYENIEKLFRDRIDEKELETFVVTFRKLKEILQMKGM, encoded by the coding sequence TTGAAAGATAAACTGTTGGAAGCGGTTGATTTGTTTGAAGAAGTAATGATTTTCGGGACAGAACATGTTATTAAAAACATGGATATCCCCATTTGGAAAGAGTATTCTCCCGAGCAAATTCAAGTACTCAAAATCCTTTCTACTTATGGAGCACTTTCGAGCGGAAAGCTTGCCACAATTCAAGGTGTACATAAAAGCGCTGTCTCGAGCCGTTTAAAAAAGTTGGAGGAAAAAGGTCTTGTGACGTCGGAGCGTGACGAAAATGATCAGCGTGCCAAAATCATACGACTTACATCGGAAGGTATGGAGGTTCTTCAAACTTCCAACGATGCGGTCTATGAAAATATTGAAAAACTTTTTAGAGACCGGATTGACGAAAAGGAACTGGAGACATTCGTTGTGACTTTCCGAAAACTTAAAGAGATTTTACAAATGAAGGGGATGTAA
- the pstA gene encoding phosphate ABC transporter permease PstA has protein sequence MEHVSQNQIAKRINSRLRVNNFSKFIFLLSTLFGLVVLAVLIYRVVSQGIGWFSLDFLTGRLSTQPERAGIMGAILGTFWLMMVVAPVTMFLGVGTAIYLELYAKKGRIQAFIQTNISNLAGVPSIVYGILGLTLFVRAMNFGNIVLAGGLAMSLLILPIVIVVSQEALRSVPQHLSEASFGMGATKWQTIKNVILPVALPGIMTGAILSLSRAIGETAPLVVIGIPALLLPFPGGIFDKFTVLPMQIYYWTLDSSLVAEYANLAAATIVVLLLALLILNTTAIVIRNKFQKRY, from the coding sequence ATGGAACATGTTAGTCAGAATCAAATTGCGAAAAGAATTAACTCACGGTTACGTGTGAATAATTTCTCGAAATTTATATTTTTACTATCCACTCTATTTGGTCTCGTTGTGCTTGCCGTGCTCATTTACCGTGTCGTATCCCAAGGGATTGGTTGGTTCAGTCTAGACTTCCTGACTGGCAGACTGTCAACACAGCCTGAACGAGCCGGGATTATGGGAGCTATCCTGGGGACGTTTTGGCTCATGATGGTTGTTGCACCAGTTACAATGTTCTTAGGTGTTGGAACGGCAATTTATTTAGAGTTATATGCAAAAAAAGGCCGGATACAAGCCTTCATTCAAACCAATATTTCGAACTTAGCAGGTGTTCCATCCATTGTTTATGGCATTTTAGGATTGACCCTTTTTGTCAGAGCTATGAATTTCGGCAACATTGTATTAGCTGGTGGACTAGCAATGTCGCTCCTCATTCTTCCAATCGTCATTGTTGTAAGTCAGGAAGCACTCCGTTCAGTACCGCAGCATTTAAGTGAAGCTTCATTCGGAATGGGCGCAACAAAATGGCAAACAATTAAAAATGTCATTTTACCTGTAGCTCTTCCTGGTATAATGACGGGTGCGATTTTATCCCTATCACGAGCGATTGGAGAGACCGCTCCACTAGTAGTCATTGGAATTCCCGCTTTACTTCTTCCTTTCCCAGGAGGTATCTTTGATAAATTTACGGTGCTCCCTATGCAAATTTATTATTGGACACTCGACTCTTCGCTCGTTGCGGAATATGCAAACTTAGCCGCTGCAACAATTGTCGTATTGCTGTTAGCATTGCTCATCTTAAATACGACTGCGATTGTCATTCGAAATAAATTTCAGAAAAGGTATTAA
- a CDS encoding PstS family phosphate ABC transporter substrate-binding protein: protein MKVSKYLLFLVIVAISMLVAACGTDSKAKESNGNTNTESEETAKLSGSVVIDGSGTVYPLMARLAEEYMINEQSDVSVEVSRAGTSAGFKKFLIANGTDFNDASRQIKDEEAEEAKNLNIDVKELKVALDGLTFVINKDNDWAAEMTPEQLISIFKADGGVEKWSDIDSSWPDEKISPMGPNENHGTYEFFYESILDKQDLVSNVNLQQEYSTLVNLVSEDKNGIAFFGYGYFVNNTDKLQAVSVDFGNGPVEPALDTIAEDGAYADFTRPVFTYLNVNHATDKPQVLDYAIYAMNNVNTFAGETGFAPIPESEAKENIEFLEGLKK, encoded by the coding sequence ATGAAGGTCAGTAAATATCTTTTATTCCTAGTAATCGTTGCCATCTCTATGTTAGTTGCAGCATGTGGCACAGATTCAAAGGCAAAAGAAAGTAATGGCAATACAAACACAGAGTCAGAGGAAACAGCAAAATTATCGGGTAGTGTTGTCATTGATGGATCTGGAACAGTTTACCCACTAATGGCTAGATTAGCTGAAGAATATATGATTAACGAACAATCAGATGTATCCGTTGAAGTGAGCCGCGCTGGGACAAGTGCTGGATTTAAGAAGTTTTTAATTGCAAACGGAACAGACTTCAACGACGCTTCCCGTCAAATTAAAGATGAAGAAGCAGAAGAAGCAAAAAATCTTAATATAGATGTAAAAGAATTAAAAGTAGCTTTGGATGGATTAACATTCGTTATTAACAAGGATAATGATTGGGCTGCTGAAATGACGCCAGAACAACTAATCAGTATTTTCAAAGCAGATGGCGGAGTTGAAAAATGGTCAGACATCGATTCTTCTTGGCCAGATGAAAAAATCTCACCAATGGGGCCGAATGAAAACCATGGAACTTACGAGTTCTTCTATGAAAGTATTCTTGATAAACAAGACTTAGTAAGCAACGTAAACCTTCAACAAGAATATTCGACACTCGTTAATTTAGTCTCAGAAGACAAGAACGGAATTGCCTTTTTCGGATATGGCTACTTTGTGAATAATACTGATAAATTACAAGCAGTAAGTGTAGACTTCGGTAATGGTCCAGTTGAACCAGCACTTGATACAATCGCAGAAGATGGTGCCTATGCTGACTTCACACGTCCGGTCTTCACGTATTTGAACGTCAACCATGCAACAGATAAACCACAAGTATTGGATTATGCAATCTACGCGATGAACAATGTTAATACATTCGCTGGTGAAACTGGGTTTGCACCCATTCCTGAATCGGAAGCAAAAGAAAACATTGAGTTCCTAGAAGGTCTTAAGAAATAA
- a CDS encoding YwbE family protein has protein sequence MNGQNRADVTPGLKVAVILKKDQRSGAKTEGVVKDLLTNSSFHPHGIKVRLEDGQVGRVCEIL, from the coding sequence ATGAATGGGCAGAATCGTGCAGATGTAACACCGGGCTTAAAAGTGGCAGTCATCTTGAAAAAAGATCAGCGGTCGGGCGCGAAGACAGAGGGCGTCGTTAAAGATTTACTGACGAACTCAAGCTTCCACCCACACGGCATTAAAGTGCGCCTGGAAGACGGACAAGTTGGACGGGTTTGCGAAATATTGTAA
- a CDS encoding aminoglycoside phosphotransferase family protein, which translates to MRPIEKAEIWVQQEVGGVVHWMKRLPGSTSSLLYEVKTKDSTIILRQFDNEEWLLEEPDLVKHEAASLRKASDSGLPAPALIGSNETGELSGLPSILMTKVEGKVELLPDDFNLWADGLAKALVQIHQVKANDFTWTYVPYTKRADVKFPEWTKKRDVWQAAFERFHGTEPEFRETFIHRDFHPANVLWTNKEVSGIVDWPNACRGPAGIDVGHCRVNLALLHSVEVAELFLQAYQRHAEPSFSYESYWDIVSVFDFLDGTPVVYSGWAAFGVTGLTDEMMAARLDQYLESIINKE; encoded by the coding sequence TTGCGACCAATCGAAAAAGCAGAAATCTGGGTGCAGCAAGAAGTAGGGGGTGTCGTCCATTGGATGAAACGGCTTCCAGGCAGTACATCCTCACTTCTTTATGAAGTGAAGACGAAAGACTCGACGATTATTTTACGGCAGTTTGACAATGAGGAGTGGCTTCTTGAAGAACCTGATCTCGTTAAGCACGAAGCGGCGAGCCTTCGAAAAGCTTCGGATAGCGGGTTGCCAGCCCCGGCGTTGATTGGGTCTAATGAAACAGGAGAGCTGAGCGGGTTGCCGTCTATCCTTATGACGAAAGTTGAAGGGAAAGTAGAGCTGCTGCCAGATGATTTCAACCTATGGGCGGATGGGTTGGCAAAAGCACTTGTGCAAATTCATCAAGTTAAAGCGAATGATTTTACATGGACATATGTTCCATATACAAAACGGGCGGACGTCAAATTCCCCGAATGGACGAAGAAACGGGATGTGTGGCAGGCGGCATTTGAACGTTTCCATGGAACGGAGCCTGAATTTCGCGAGACGTTCATTCACCGCGACTTTCATCCTGCAAATGTGTTGTGGACTAACAAAGAAGTAAGTGGGATTGTAGATTGGCCGAATGCATGCCGCGGTCCAGCAGGTATCGACGTGGGTCATTGTCGTGTGAACCTCGCGCTGTTGCATAGCGTCGAAGTGGCAGAACTATTTTTACAAGCCTATCAAAGACATGCTGAACCCTCATTTTCGTATGAGTCCTACTGGGATATTGTCTCCGTGTTTGATTTTTTGGACGGAACTCCTGTTGTATATAGTGGCTGGGCGGCGTTTGGTGTTACAGGTTTGACGGATGAAATGATGGCAGCACGATTGGATCAATATTTGGAGAGTATCATTAACAAAGAGTAG
- a CDS encoding class I SAM-dependent methyltransferase: protein MTNMWHERFSAEEYVYGKEPNTFLVEAAQQITKGKVLCIAEGEGRNAVYLASLGFDVTAWDYAPAGLEKTKQLADEKGVSVKTELRDLAEVAWEEEQWDAIVHIFGHFPGNVMDRTLTGIKKALKPGGYYISELYTKEQLHYGTGGPRDEGMLCNPIKMLEQFGGYFVKHFHIGEVNRVEGQLHTGTAHVVQSLFRKREEG, encoded by the coding sequence ATGACAAATATGTGGCATGAACGTTTTTCCGCTGAAGAATACGTTTACGGCAAAGAACCAAATACATTTCTCGTTGAAGCTGCTCAGCAGATAACAAAGGGAAAAGTACTTTGCATTGCTGAAGGTGAGGGACGTAATGCGGTCTACCTGGCTTCACTCGGTTTTGATGTGACTGCATGGGACTATGCACCGGCTGGACTCGAGAAAACAAAGCAGTTGGCTGATGAAAAAGGTGTCAGTGTAAAAACGGAACTACGCGACCTAGCGGAGGTGGCTTGGGAGGAAGAGCAGTGGGATGCAATCGTCCACATCTTCGGACATTTCCCGGGAAACGTTATGGATCGTACCCTAACAGGGATTAAAAAGGCATTGAAACCGGGCGGCTACTATATAAGCGAATTGTATACGAAAGAACAGCTCCATTACGGAACAGGCGGCCCGCGTGATGAAGGAATGCTGTGCAACCCTATTAAAATGTTAGAGCAATTCGGAGGTTATTTCGTTAAACACTTTCATATTGGGGAAGTCAATCGTGTGGAAGGCCAGCTCCATACTGGAACGGCACACGTCGTACAAAGTTTATTTCGAAAAAGGGAGGAGGGGTAA